The sequence ATGCACCGGCCGGGCAGATGGCGGTGAGCAACATGCCGGTGGCATCGTCCACGCCAAGCGCCGATGGCCGCACCCGTATCGCGTTCCAGACCTCGCCGAAGATGTCCACCTACCTGCTGTTCGTCAGCCTGGGCGCCTTCGAGCGTGCCACCGTCACTGCCGACAACGGCACCGAGATCGGCGTAATCGCGCAGAAGGGAAAGGTGGATCAGGCGCAGTTTGCACTGGAGTCCGGGCGCGATGTGCTGCACGAATACAACGCCTACTTCGGCATTCCCTATCCCTTGCCCAAGCTGGACAACATCGCCGCGCCCGGCAACAGCCAGTTCTTCGGTGCGATGGAAAACTGGGGCGCGATCTTCACCTTCGAACGCTATCTGCTGCTGGATCCGGCCGTGTCCACCGTCACCGACAAGCAGGAAGTGTTCACCATCGCCGCGCACGAAATCGCGCATCAATGGTTCGGCAATCTAGTGACCATGGCGTGGTGGGACGACCTGTGGCTCAACGAAGGCTTCGCCAACTGGATGGAGGCGCGCACCACCGCCAAGCTGCATCCGGAGTGGGATATCGACAAGACCGGCCCGGCTTACAAAAGCCGCAACGCGATGGCGCTCGATGCCTACGCCACCACTCACCCGGTGGTGCAGCACGTAGCCACCGTGGAGCAGGCCAGCCAGGCCTTCGACGCCATCACCTACGACAAGGGCGAGGCGGTGATCAGCATGCTGGAAGACTATGTGGGCTCGGACAACTGGCGCACTGGCGTGCGGCAGTATCTGCAGCAGCATCAATACGGCAACGCGGTCACCGGCCAATTGTGGCAGCAGATCGACAAGGTCGCGCCCGGCAAGCACTTCATCGACATTGCGCACGACTTCACCCAGCAACCGGGTGTGCCGTTGATCAAGGTCAGCACCCGCTGCAATGCCGGTACCACCACGCTCACGTTGGAGCAGGGCGAATACACGCTCGATCGGCCCAGCAAGACACCGCTGACATGGCACGTGCCGGTGACGGTGCGCGACGGCGCCGGCAACACGCAACGCCTATTGGTGAACCACACCGCGCAGCTCAACCTGCCGGGCTGCGATGCCCCGGTGCTGGTCAACGCCGGCCAGAAGGGCTACTACCGCACGCTGTATACGCCCGCGCAGTTCAAGGCACTGGCCGCGCGCTTGCCGACGCTGCCAGTGGCGGACCAACTCGGCGTCCTGCTGGATACCGCGGCACTGGCAACGGTTGGCTTGCAGCCGGATGCGGACCTGCTCGATCTCACCGCCAGTTTGCCGGCCGATGCCGCGCCGGACCTGTGGAGGACCGTTTCCCGAACCTTTGTAGACCTGGATGACCTGTTCGACAGCGCGGCAGCCGACCGCACCGCCTGGCGCGCCTACGCGCTGGCGCGGCTGGCGCCGGTGTTCGCCCGCTATGGCTGGGACGAGCGGGATGGCGACTCGGCGCAGGTCAAGCAACTACGTGCGCAGTTGATCAAGTCCCTGGGTTCGCTGGACGACCCCGCGGTGATCGCCGAAGCGCAGCGCCGCTTCATTGCCTTCCAGGCCAACCCCGCCTCGGTGTCGCCGGAGTTGCGCAGCACCGTGCTCAGCATCGTCGCCCGGCATGCCGATGCCGCCACCTGGCAGGCACTGCAGGCAATGGCGAAGAAGGAAACCTCCGCGATGGTGCGCGATGAGGACTACCTCTATCTGGCGCAGGCCAAGGACCCGGCACTGGCAGAGCGCGCCCTGGCGCTGGCCCTCACCAGCGAGCCCGGGGCAACCAATGCCGCCAGCATGATCCGTGCGGTAGCAAAGCAGCACCCGGAGCTGGCGTTCGATTTCGCCGTTGCCCATCGCAATCAGGTCAACGCCTTGGTCGACACCACCTCGCGTGCGCGTTACTACCCCGGCCTGGCCGATGGCTCGTTCGACTTGAAGACCGTCGACAAGATCAAGGCATTTGCCGACAAGTACATCGCCCCCACCTCGCGCCGCGAAGCGGAAACCGCGATCAGCGCCATCCAGACCCGGGTCAAGCTGCGCGACCAGCGGGTGCCGCAGATCCGGGCGTGGTTGCAGGCGCGCAAGGCTTGATTGACGCGCGCTGTGCAGCCTTCGCTGCATCGGATGACAGCCCGGCGATGCCGGGCTTTTTTTGTGCGGATGCCGTGGGCTGCGTGTCTATGGCGGCGGGTTAGCCTGCATGTCGCCACGGCACGCTGACAGAGCGAGCGCCGCCGGGAGGTGCGGTCAGCACCCCGGCTGCCACTGCTCAGCATCGCGCTTACCCCATGCGTATCGACGCACTCTCACGCTGTCGGGTGTCCATCTCCTGCTGGCTCTGCGCCAACGCCTGTTGGCGATCGGTGCTGGCCACTTCCAGCTGCTGCAGCGATTGCTCCACCGGCGTCTGCACGGCCAC comes from Xanthomonas vesicatoria ATCC 35937 and encodes:
- a CDS encoding M1 family metallopeptidase — protein: MRLPLATAIALVLTGTALTSHLYAAEPASARTAAPAAAAITTQLPRTARPSHYAIEITPRAEAMAFDGKVSIDVQVLAPTDAIVLQAADLRFGKATLAAAGRAPVAAKVTTDADAQTASIATGAALAPGKYVLTLDYSGTIGTQANGLFALDYPTAQGTRRALFTQFENSDARRFVPAWDEPDFKATFDLVIHAPAGQMAVSNMPVASSTPSADGRTRIAFQTSPKMSTYLLFVSLGAFERATVTADNGTEIGVIAQKGKVDQAQFALESGRDVLHEYNAYFGIPYPLPKLDNIAAPGNSQFFGAMENWGAIFTFERYLLLDPAVSTVTDKQEVFTIAAHEIAHQWFGNLVTMAWWDDLWLNEGFANWMEARTTAKLHPEWDIDKTGPAYKSRNAMALDAYATTHPVVQHVATVEQASQAFDAITYDKGEAVISMLEDYVGSDNWRTGVRQYLQQHQYGNAVTGQLWQQIDKVAPGKHFIDIAHDFTQQPGVPLIKVSTRCNAGTTTLTLEQGEYTLDRPSKTPLTWHVPVTVRDGAGNTQRLLVNHTAQLNLPGCDAPVLVNAGQKGYYRTLYTPAQFKALAARLPTLPVADQLGVLLDTAALATVGLQPDADLLDLTASLPADAAPDLWRTVSRTFVDLDDLFDSAAADRTAWRAYALARLAPVFARYGWDERDGDSAQVKQLRAQLIKSLGSLDDPAVIAEAQRRFIAFQANPASVSPELRSTVLSIVARHADAATWQALQAMAKKETSAMVRDEDYLYLAQAKDPALAERALALALTSEPGATNAASMIRAVAKQHPELAFDFAVAHRNQVNALVDTTSRARYYPGLADGSFDLKTVDKIKAFADKYIAPTSRREAETAISAIQTRVKLRDQRVPQIRAWLQARKA